A DNA window from Hordeum vulgare subsp. vulgare chromosome 1H, MorexV3_pseudomolecules_assembly, whole genome shotgun sequence contains the following coding sequences:
- the LOC123413717 gene encoding peroxidase 2-like: MALASHKLCIALTCVLLLSSSACHGLEVGFYKKTCPRVEAIVRDEVKKFVYKDAGIGAGLIRMFFHDCFVQGCDGSVLLDPTPANPQPEKLSPPNFPSLRGFEVIDAAKDAVEKECPDVVSCADIVAFAGRDAAYFLSKMTVKINMPAGRLDGRISNSTEALDNLPPPFFNLDQLVASFAAKGLSAEDMVVLSGAHTIGVSHCSSFVSDRIAVASDIDAGFANFLRRRCPANPSMANDPTVNQDVVTPNALDNQYYKNVLAHKVLFTSDAALLTAPATTQMVRDSANIPGQWEAKFNQAMVKMGAIDVKTGKQGEIRRTCRVVNQ; the protein is encoded by the coding sequence ATGGCCTTAGCTTCGCATAAGCTTTGTATTGCGCTGACATGCGTACTGCTGCTGTCGTCGTCCGCGTGCCATGGCCTGGAGGTGGGTTTTTACAAGAAGACATGCCCCCGCGTGGAGGCCATCGTGAGGGACGAGGTGAAGAAGTTCGTCTACAAGGACGCCGGCATCGGCGCCGGCCTCATCCGCATGTTCTTCCACGACTGCTTCGTCCAGGGATGCGACGGCTCGGTCCTCCTGGACCCGACGCCGGCCAACCCGCAGCCGGAGAAGCTGAGCCCTCCCAACTTCCCCAGCCTCCGCGGCTTCGAGGTGATCGACGCGGCCAAGGACGCCGTCGAGAAGGAGTGCCCCGACGTGGTCTCGTGCGCCGACATCGTCGCCTTCGCCGGCCGCGACGCAGCCTACTTCCTTAGCAAGATGACGGTCAAGATCAACATGCCGGCGGGCCGCCTCGACGGCCGCATTTCCAATTCCACGGAGGCCCTCGACAACCTGCCGCCACCATTCTTCAACCTCGACCAGCTCGTGGCCAGCTTCGCCGCCAAGGGCCTCAGCGCCGAGGACATGGTCGTGCTCTCCGGCGCCCACACCATCGGGGTCTCCCACTGCTCGTCCTTCGTCTCCGACCGCATCGCCGTCGCCTCCGACATCGACGCTGGCTTCGCCAACTTCCTGAGGAGGAGGTGCCCCGCTAACCCGAGCATGGCCAACGACCCCACGGTGAACCAGGACGTGGTGACCCCCAACGCTCTCGACAACCAGTACTACAAGAACGTCCTCGCGCACAAGGTGCTCTTCACGTCGGACGCCGCCCTTCTTACGGCGCCGGCGACGACGCAGATGGTGCGCGACAGTGCAAACATCCCCGGGCAGTGGGAGGCCAAGTTTAACCAGGCCATGGTCAAGATGGGAGCCATCGATGTGAAGACCGGCAAGCAAGGCGAAATCAGGAGGACGTGCAGGGTCGTCAACCAGTGA
- the LOC123413733 gene encoding vicilin-like seed storage protein At2g18540 has translation MAASQPNNAKAEWGEEKDAASEEQRLMERAAKKLREEDAAEAQKKKDEEYKARMDEQWQMELERRRYEARIKENDRKTLEKRKKEWEANFKKMMAEGASKREREHQRFTERVKEEASKMRKREEEEEEERKKKKGKGPCSTQ, from the coding sequence atggccgcttctcaacccaacaatgcaaaagcggagtggggggaggagaaggatgcagccagtgaggagcaacggttgatggagagggctgcaaagaagttgagagaggaggatgcagccgaagcgcagaagaagaaggatgaggagtatAAGGCAAGGATGGATGAGCAGTGGCAAATGGAACTTGAGCGCCGGAgatatgaggctaggataaaggagaatgataggaagacgctagagaaacgtaaaaaagaatgggaagctaactttaagaagatgATGGCAGAGGGCGCAtcaaagagagagcgggagcatcaacgcttcacggagagggttaaggaagaggcttcaaaaatgcgcaaaagggaagaggaagaggaagaagagaggaagaagaagaagggaaaggggccttgctcgacccaaTAG